The region GCCGGCACCATCGTCATGTTCCTGTGCTTCCTGACCATCATCGGCATGTTCGTCTCCGACATGATCCTCGCCGCCATCGACCCCCGCATCCGCTTCGAAAAAGCCAACGTCACCTGACTCCTTTGCCGCATTTTCTCTTGCCTCAGGCTGAATCCACACGAACGGCGCCGGCCGGCCGTGGTGTGGATGCGAACACTACCAGGGAGGCGGCAGAGTCCCGGCACTCACTGCCGTCACGCGGCTGGTGATCGGATAGGGATTGGGGGTCCGGCAGATGACTATGCCGGAGCCCGCGGCGCCGGCGGGGTAGAAGCTCGACGCATCGAGCTCCGGTCGGGCATGCAGTTCGGGAAGCCACCGCGCACCAGGAACTGCTCGACGGTGAGCGATGCATCCGCCGCCGACGCTTCGGCCCAGGACAGGGTCTCCAATTCGACGACGTTGGCCCGGCCGGCGAGCGAGTCCGACACGGCATGCATCAATTGCAGCTTCCGGGAACCGGTAAGCACAAAGAGCCCTGCACGGTCGCGCTGTTGGTCCACGACATGTTTCAAGTGGCGGAACAGCTTCGGCGCGTACTGCACCTCGTCGACCACCAGCGGCGGCGGGTGGCGGCGGAGAAACGCTGCCGGATCACCCTCCGCCTGCTCGGCCTCGCTGGGCAAATCGAGGCTCACCAGCTCGTGATTCGGAAACAGCCTCTCTACGAGGCTGGTCTTGCCGGTCTGGCGGGCACCGGTCAGCACCAGGACCGGCCGCTGTGCGGCGCTTTGCGCCAGGTAGGCCTCGATGTGCCGCTCGATCCACATCTCCTACACTGTACATCATTCGACGTAGAGTCGAGGAGAGGCGCGCTCTGCCGCAGGCGGAGGGAGTAGCTGTTGCCG is a window of Spirochaetaceae bacterium DNA encoding:
- a CDS encoding AAA family ATPase — its product is MWIERHIEAYLAQSAAQRPVLVLTGARQTGKTSLVERLFPNHELVSLDLPSEAEQAEGDPAAFLRRHPPPLVVDEVQYAPKLFRHLKHVVDQQRDRAGLFVLTGSRKLQLMHAVSDSLAGRANVVELETLSWAEASAADASLTVEQFLVRGGFPNCMPDRSSMRRASTPPAPRAPA